The window CTCGGCGTCCAGCTTCAAGGCGGCGGAGTTCATGCAGTAGCGCTTGCCCGTGGGGGCGGGGCCGTCGTCGAAGACGTGGCCCAGATGGGCGTCACAGCCGCTGCACAGCACCTCGGTGCGGCGCTGAAACAGGCTGCGGTCGTCGCGGTAGGCGACGGCATCCTCGCTGACGGGCTGGGTGAAGCTCGGCCAGCCCGTGCCGCTGTCGTACTTCGTGTCCGAGCCGAAGAGCGCCTGGCCGCAGCAGATGCAGTGATAGGTGCCGGGTGTCTTCGT is drawn from Limimonas halophila and contains these coding sequences:
- the msrB gene encoding peptide-methionine (R)-S-oxide reductase MsrB, translating into MAQDTTNKVHKSDREWRQVLTEEQYRVTRKGGTERPLTGAYHATKTPGTYHCICCGQALFGSDTKYDSGTGWPSFTQPVSEDAVAYRDDRSLFQRRTEVLCSGCDAHLGHVFDDGPAPTGKRYCMNSAALKLDAEDA